ACCTCGCTCTCGACCCCCGGGTGCGCATCGATGACTGACGCGCTCCTCACCGCCGCCCCGCGCCGTCGGACCGAACCGGGGGCATGGTGGGCCATCATCGTCCTGATCGTGGTGCTCGCCTACGCCGCCCTGGTTCCCCTGCTCGCTCCCGCCGCCCTGCACGAGGTGGACCTCGCCGCGGCCCGGGAGGCGCCGTCCCCGTCCCACCTGTTCGGCACCGACAACTCCGGGCGTGATCTCTTCGTGCGGGTCGCCGAGGGCATGCGCGTCAGCCTGCTCATCGCCCTGGTCTGCGCCCTCACCTCGACGCTCATCGGCGTGGCGGTCGGTACCGTCGCGGCCGTGGCGGGCGGCGTGGTCGATGGGGCCCTGATGCGCGCAACGGACGCCACCAACGCCCTGCCCCACCTGCTGCTCGGGATCGTGATCGTGGCGTTCTTCCCCGGCTCGCTCACCGCGATCATCGCCTCCATCGCGCTCACGCACTGGCCGCAGGTCGCCAGGATCGTGCGCTCGGTGGCGGTCACCACCCGACGCATGGAGTTCGTGGACGCCGCCTACCTGGCCGGCGCGACCCACCGCGATGTGGCGTTCCGCCACGTCGTGCCCGCCGCTTCGGGCCAGTCGGTCGTGGCCGTCGTCCTGCTGCTGCCGCACGCCATCTGGCACGAGTCGACCCTGTCGTTCCTGGGCCTGGGGCTGGCCCCCGACCGCGCGTCGCTGGGCACACTCCTGCAGATCTCACGCGGCGAGGTGATGATCGGTGGTTGGTGGACCCTCGCATTCCCCGCCGCCGCCCTCGTGGTGACGGCCTTCGCGATCGCGGGCCTGGCCGGGGCAGCGCAGCGTCGCGTGGCCCCGATCGCCGAGGGGCGCGTGACGTGACCGCCGTCGACATCCGCGCGCTGACCCTGCGCATTCCCACCACCGTCGGTCGCCGCCCTGCCTGGGTTCACGTGGCCAACGACGTCTCCCTGGCCCTGACCCCCGGTCGGATGCACGCGCTCGTCGGGGAGTCCGGGTGCGGGAAGTCCGTGCTGGCGGCGACCCTGAGCGGCCTGCTGCCACCGCGCACCCGGGTGAGCGGCCACGTGGTCATCGGGCGGACCGATGTCACGGCCGCGCTGGGGTATCCCCGCGATCCTGTGTGGGTT
Above is a window of Propioniciclava coleopterorum DNA encoding:
- a CDS encoding ABC transporter permease — translated: MTDALLTAAPRRRTEPGAWWAIIVLIVVLAYAALVPLLAPAALHEVDLAAAREAPSPSHLFGTDNSGRDLFVRVAEGMRVSLLIALVCALTSTLIGVAVGTVAAVAGGVVDGALMRATDATNALPHLLLGIVIVAFFPGSLTAIIASIALTHWPQVARIVRSVAVTTRRMEFVDAAYLAGATHRDVAFRHVVPAASGQSVVAVVLLLPHAIWHESTLSFLGLGLAPDRASLGTLLQISRGEVMIGGWWTLAFPAAALVVTAFAIAGLAGAAQRRVAPIAEGRVT